Below is a window of Sciurus carolinensis chromosome 6, mSciCar1.2, whole genome shotgun sequence DNA.
TCAGAAGGTGGTTATAAATCAGGTTTATGAAGAGGAAACTCTCTTGAATTGTGCATTTTTAATGGATTTATGATAAAACCATCAAAGCGGAGGGTCCATATGGTAGGAATGCAGTAAAGGTAACAGGACAGTGTCATGTAAACATTAAATACAGTGCCTTCCATCTTCATAAATCCTTGATGCTCATGATTAAATGCTGCCGGTTATAAATTATGCAACCAAATTCTAGAAACAACCACAACTTAAATAAGACACCAATGGAAGCCATAAATTGTCTACGAGTTTTCTTCCCAGAAAACTCTTGTGTATTTATTAAGAAACAATATCAGAGTTCCTACTTTCCTCAACTATTATTTATCTTATACTTTATTAAACTTCCTACAATAAGCTTTGGTCCTGATTAGAACATAATAATACAAATGTTTAACCTAGACAAAATCTACCATTTTTATGTTATaaagtatcttttttatttgcaggctcattttaaaagcattcttCATATATGTAGCTTTAGGTCTCAATGTGTTGCCCCTTGTAGAGTCATATAATAGAAGTTCATCCAACAGCCCAATTTCCCACAGGTATTTacaatcatattattttattacacGTGGGAACAATTAAGCATTTGGCCCTCAGCTGTAAACAATTACTATACACAATGACATTCATAGATTTTTCTTACTCATGTATTCCTAATGACCTCTGTTAACATAAGTGAGATTGATGCATGTGTACCTTGTGTGTGTCCATAAGCAACTGTATTTCCAAATGTAACATCAAAAGACAGACTTCACCTAGACAGTGCACTAATTAATGTTGCCTGTAACCATGTGACTACCTGCAATGGTTATCTTTaacttattttgtttctattccactgtcattttacttttgttccagtttaattttaaaaactactagaGTTTATGGCAAAAAGCAAGTAAGATTTTGGATAATCTGCTTTTTTGAGATGTGGGCCAATTCTAATAAATCATTATTAACGTTGGAAGTAGCAGAGAGGAATAGTGTATATGGAGTGTAAACAAATAAGCTTAGGCTTATATCCTGATTCTGTCAATTTCTAGATGTGTGACCATGGACAATTTACTTTTTCCAACTTTAGTTTTCATGTCTGAAAAATATGGACAGCTATATATACGTCATAGGACTATTacaattattaaatgaaatatgtgtTTAAATAGATGGGGCACATACCACATACTCAGGtcatattaatttttccattgtCTCCCATATCTCATTTTCAGAAAAGTGCTTAAGCTCTGGGACTGTTTGGGGTATATCCATCCTTAGTTGTCTCAAGTTTGGAGGCACATTTTCCTTTCACTAGATTCCGCTTTTCTTCAAGTGACAACCACGTGAGAAGCTCACAGCTGTTTTCCTTATATCCAGAAAGAAGGCAATCATTCCCAGTTGCAAGGGTACCTAACAGCTGTATGCAGCCTTTCTAGAAAGCCAGACCTGGATCTGAGTGGTAATGTTTCAAGGGCAAAGCTCTAGatgtaaagaatgataaaacaaaaactaaatgagcCCGCACATATCTAGTGACAGATACACTACAGTTATTCTAAATTATTCAAGCTTTCTCAGGCTTCTAGCAGGAGAAAcaatttatttctgttctctttttctacTCCCATATAATGGTAAACAGCAAAAATATGtcccctcctttaaaaaaaaaaagaaagaaaaaaaaggaaagaaaaaattataataatcacCCAAATAGAGAGGAGTTTCTTTAGCACACATAGTATTTTTAGAACCAGCCAACTTCTGGGAACTAGCTTTGGAGGTACaagttaaaaatgattttgcaaTACTTCTGGGTAATTTCTTTACTTCCCTTTTGTTAGCATTTTACTGGCAAAAAGCCAGTAAAACAGTTGTTTAATTACCCAGGACATCACAAACATGTAACCTCTTAGATAAGCTGTTACTGTATTTTAGCAACAATAATACTAGGGTCAAAAGtaacaaagaaaattaatcttCAAATAAGCAACTCTCAAAAGAAGAGTATTGTGTATTGAGATAATTAATAACTTGTTTAGGAAAATGTTACTGAAATGTGGTTTTTGGACAAGGAACTGACACTCTTCAGAGGTTAGATATCCTAATATTTAACAGGCTGCCATTTGgtgggctggctggctggctaCCCTGTGGGCATGGCAAAAGTTTGTTCACATGTAATTATGCAACATTTAGACAATATCTTAATGATACCATGTAGTTCAGCTGAATCAGTCCAGCTGGAAACTGTAGTAGCATTCTGATTACTGGACCACATGTGAAATTAAGCCTTTTTCAACCTGTACCGTTCACTTGCACATGTTCTTGGAAAGCCCAAATTATTTATAGTTTGATAATATTTAGAAGTATAATCTCTTCCCCCTTTTACTTCTAATCATTAATTAAGACTGTATTACTATTTAAtatttagtttattaattttcaaaaaggaacTATTAGTAATTAGTAGGGTTTATCACTTGGAAGTGGTATTAGTATATTTTGTACAGGTAGGATAAAAATTCACCATGCTTATTTacacaataaatgttataaacttTTCTGTGTTCAGATAGTCcatactgtaaaaataaaattcaaattatttgtgGAATCACTTTACACTCAATAATATCTACTATTTTTAGATAATATGAATTTAAgttgcataaaattaaaatagtatagtTTGGTGTTAGCATCACATCATGAAGACACTTAAAATATAGCAATGGCAAAACAAgttattatcaaatatttttaaaacaagaaagttTTCTCAAGGTAAAtactctgaaattttatttctttgagttttcCCCCATGAgctaaaaatacatagaaattcaGTCCAtgagaattattaaaaaaaaaaaaattctcagcttACTATGTCCAACCCTGTGTTTGGACAGCTTTTTCCCCTACCTTTAACTGGATACCACCACACCATTTTGCTtcagaagtaaacaaaaatactgtatttttggCCAGTAACTGTAAAATCATACACAGTATCTCGGAAATTCAGGTAACAAATGACTTTCAATCAAAAACAATCATCATTAATGGTATTATTTCAGCCACTTTTAATGACTCAGAATgaaaaattcttctaaaatattttattcttgtaAATATATTTCTGGTTTTAGAAAATAGAAGCAGTAGCTGAGGAGAAACAGAATTTATGTTGAATATGTATGAGACCCAGAGGAAAAAAACTAAGTCTTATTTCAATgcaaatctttatttaaaaataaaatgttaaattctgGTCCACTGTCCTTTGCATCAGTAGCTGGTACTTTCTGTGCCAAGACATCTTGAAATGTGTGATCCATGTATAGAAGTTAACCCACAAATGTATGCTTAGAATTCCCAAACCACTAACACAAAAAGGTCCTCTTGAAAGGTGACTTGGAATTTACCACTGAGATAAAGCTAAATGGTCATTAAAGATGTTTAAATGTCATTGTCTACTGTCTTCAGTGTGCCATTACATAGCCTTGGGATCCTTTCAAATAACAATCAATAGAGGATGAATAAGTCTCACCACTTGAAAGTAAGTAGGAAAGGAAGCCAAGAGAGTAATCTGACTTGGCTGGATTGATTCAAGAAGAGACACAATATCCACCCCTTCTCTCctcattctccctcccccatccttCCCACACccctggaagaaagaaagagggaaataaagagaaagaaaaaggaaagaaagaaatctaaggATCCCACGCAGAATTCGTACAGAGAAGAGAAGCTCACTCTATGGGATAAACTATAGCCATGGAAACAGACTTATGacttttactttgaaaataaaagaatgacaaTGAAATTTGTGTGAGGTCTGTGTGAATCCAGTCCCAGATGTTTACAATGCTGTAGTAGTATGGCTCTGCAATATGAGAGGTTTCAGAAGAAACAGTACAACAGGACACCACAAAGCAGCGCATATGCTGTTGACAATGCAGACATGAGCATCATGTTACCAAGAGAGAAGGCAGGCAGAAGACAAATAGCAGCAGTGGTGCCTGAAAAACTAACTTCATGGACTGCAATCACTCAAAAACCGGCAAAAGGGacccaaaagggaaaaaaaaaaaaatcaaaaccagaaaagtgCTTTTTGCTCCTATCTAGAGGTGGTGGGTcaaagggatgggggtggggagagagtggaagtgacttttctttcttaaataaagtTCCCATAAAGCCCCTATAATTGACAGCGGATAATTATTTTCAGCTTGAGGAGCCTGTCCCAAAAACTCTTAAGATTGCcagggaaaggaaacaaaatgtgtTTACTTGAGCCATTtccagaagggaaggaaaggggaccTTGGGTGAGGTGGGGAAGGCACGGGGGACAGAAAGGGGCATCTATGTGCTACAACAACTCTCGGGCGCCCTGCGTGGTCCCGCTAGTGACAAGCTAGAGAGAAGGGGTGGATAGGGTGGCAAGGGGTGGGGGTTGTGGAGGGAGCGCGCCCAGGGGAGGGGATGCGGCAGCACAATGTATACACGGGAGGGGGGGTGATTTAGTGTGAAAGTATTCCACTTAATCATTTTACAGGGGTTGGGGACGTAAATATTTAGTTGGCCACATCTGGAACAGATTTTCCCCCCcgtgtggggtggggggtggataATTGGAAGGAGGGGAGCACGCATTTGTTACTTACTGTACGGGCAGTTCTCCTTCTTGGTACCGCTGACCTTCCCGTTCTTCTCAATCTTGAGAAAGTACTTGGTGAAAGAGAATAGCTTTCTCCAGCGGACATCTCCTTGGAGGTGATTGTAGCTCCGCACATGCCTCCCCGCactggaaggagaggagagggaggaagaagaggaggaagaagagttgGTGGCCTCTGGTGACACCATGTCCTGACCAAGAGCTTGGCAGGTGACAGGGACGGAAGACACCAATAACAGCaataagaagcagcagcagtagcCGGGCAGGTGGGGAAAGGCTGAGGCACAATGTGTCAGTATCCATTTCCACATTGTACTGAAACTCTCGGCACTGGAAATTGTCTCATCAGAAGGAACATACTGGAAGGGTAAGACCCGGTGCAAGGCAAGGAGACAGCTGGAGGTGGTGGCTGGTGGTTAGCTCCCTCTGGGCGCGGATCTGGTCAGAAGTGAATGCACCAACATCCATAACTCCTCGGAAGGGCCAGCTGCCTCTCCTTGCTCCGCTCTCGGATCCGCTGCCTGCGCCTCTAGTCTCCGGGTGAATGGTGGACGTGGGTGGCCAAGCAGCAGGATCTGGTGGTGGCGATGGTGGTGTTGGTCACCAGAGCTCTCCGCTTCCCCCAGGAGTTACTTTGTTCTCTTCTTCACTCCTTTCTTCACCATGTTAGATACAAAAAGGGTCTGAAAAACAGATGACAGCGCGGTGAACAAAACCCAAAGAGGGTGGGGTGA
It encodes the following:
- the Fgf10 gene encoding fibroblast growth factor 10 is translated as MWKWILTHCASAFPHLPGYCCCFLLLLLVSSVPVTCQALGQDMVSPEATNSSSSSSSSLSSPSSAGRHVRSYNHLQGDVRWRKLFSFTKYFLKIEKNGKVSGTKKENCPYSILEITSVEIGVVAVKAINSNYYLAMNKKGKLYGSKEFNNDCKLKERIEENGYNTYASFNWQHNGRQMYVALNGKGAPRRGQKTRRKNTSAHFLPMVVHS